Within Vicia villosa cultivar HV-30 ecotype Madison, WI linkage group LG1, Vvil1.0, whole genome shotgun sequence, the genomic segment GATGTAAAGCATTTGAACGAACCTGATGTGAAGTTGGATTCTAAGGAGGCTGAGGTGTTTGATGATGAACGGCACAATATCAAACCGTCGACTAAAGGGTAAGAATCACATTCATGATGCGGAGTGCTAATTATattgtttattaatatttattaacatTATTGCTCAGGTTTTTGCCTGCAAAATCCACTATGAAGAGCAAATCATCAATTATACAATCTCAAAATGAAAAACCATGGACAAAATATGGGGACTTAAAAGAGGCTGACAGATCAATTTTTTTCAAGGCTTTTAGTGTAAGTTGAGACAGTTATCTTTGTTATGCGTAATTTTTTATATACTTGTTTGGGGTATATTGTAGCCTGTTATATTTTATACTGTATAAAAATTACAGAATTGTGTGTGGCATCCTCGATACAATGATCTGATTGAGAGTGACTTTAATTCAAGGGCCTCGCATAGCTTATCTAATATGCTGAAGGAAGCTCGTCTTAAGGGTCAGTGCCCACATTGGATAGACAACACTATATGGCAGCGTTTGCTGGAGCACTGGAATCCTGCTGGTTTTCAGTTGACTTCTGTCAAAGAAAAGAAACACATAGCATTAGAGAAAGATGGATGCCTACAGACAAGAGGTTCCATCGGCACAGCGCAGCAGGCGGCTCGAGAAGAGGTTCCATCATCAGCCAGTAGTGGTAGGGAGCTGGCATCTAATATGGTTGAGGTGCTGTTACAGAGAATGGTGATTTCTAGTGAGGAGACTAATAGGAAACTAAATGAGATGATGAAGTTGCAGCAGGAATCACGGAGGATAATTGAGGAGAGGCAAGAAAAACAAGAAGAGCTTATACGAAAACTGGACCAGGAGCGTGAGGGCCGCCACTAACTACCTTAGCATAGTTGCAAACAAGATGTTGTTGATGTTGGTgctgatgatgaatgatgatgctttTAGACGTTGttaatttgttttgtttatgttACTTTTTGGAAcaatgtgtttgtgtttttgGGTTTCAGGCCTTTATCATGTATGAACTGTTATCGTTAAAATGTTTGCAACCAACTAGTTTTCTATGGAAGAAATATGTCATCCAACTTTTGTCATTATCATACACTTGTAAACtctcacatcttaaaccatttcAGGTTTCAAATTGGCAGATTGAAGTATGACAATGCTGTCACTTGCAATTCCTCATAATATGATATTATCATGCAAGTCAACCTCTATACTTGAAAGGGTGATTACCTATCACTGAAATAGTCTTGGTTGAAATAAAATTCTAAATGAAAAACTAAGTGTTAACTGTTAATGAATACTaaattttcaataatttatcATTAGGATCATCCATAACATTTTAATTCAATAATAGTTTCAGAAGTGAAGTTGTGAAAGTGAATAAGAATTAATTTGTTTCTAGAACAAGGGTTTGTTCCTAGAATAAAGGAAACAAATCAAAAATTGATTTGTTTTCATAAAATGTAATTATTTTGTGTAATTACCGATTTAGCCATGTAACTTCTATATATacaagaaataataatgagaaagacatcaagccaagaattattgacatggtatcagtCTCGTCGATCAAACCTATGATTTTCTGTTTCTgatagtttttttcttttctgtCTGGGACAATTGTTGGGTTTGGGTTCCCTTCTTAAGTGGAGAAAGTCCAAATATGAATAGCTCATTTGTCTCATTTATTTAAGTGGAGAGTGTCAATTTAGGGTTAAGAGAGATAGAGAAAaaataaggattcaaaagagagaaaagaggagagaaactcATTCCCATTTTTTCCGCATCAATCTCACCAAATCGACGATTCCCGATTCGTTTACTGTCGAATCGAGCTAAAATTTTGTGGGCGTGTTTGCAACTcatatatctaacttttgaccgttcaAAATTTGAAAACAAGGTCTGAGCTAAGAGATATGTGCATCGCATTGGAGCTGCAGATTTGGGTTATTTTTcagttttttattcttatttgtaaGTTAGTTTTGCTTTGTGATTTGTGGTTGGTAGAActtgtttgtgaatcactttaagacTCTCTTGTATCCTAAATTGATTATAGAGGAGCTATTTCTTTGGTCTGGACGACTCGTGGTTTTTACTCTCAAATTGAGGGGTTTTCCACGTTAAAAATATCAATGTTCTTTTTTGCATTTATTTTGACGTCTTATATTTATTGTTGATCCTCAAGGTTCCTACAAGTGTGGAGAATTTTATATCCGCTGCGTATTGGTTTATTATTGTGTCTTTATTTCCCTTCAAAAATATCATGATCGCTCCAGTTTTGTTGTTCATCGTGTCTGGGTTCTGATTGATCACTGCAGAATTTGTTTCGTACAGATGCCATTCTGATTCAGGGGTTAGGGCTTCGGTTTGTTTTGCGATTCCTTCACGACTCGTGATTCTGGGTCGTGTTTGGTTTATTTTTTCGAttgcaattttgattttttttgttcttgGATGTTCTTGGTTTGAGATTTTGGATCATGATTATCTTAACCTTCCAAATCGCGGTTGCACTGTTTGTGGCTTATGGATTTTACTGTTCATGGATTATCTTGAATTATCTTAGTTCTCTTGGTTTGGTTGTTGTTGCACTGTTTGTGGATTGTAAAGTGTATTGTTCGTGGAtttttctgaaggatagaaaaacacttagaaagggggggtttgaataagtgtagtcttaaaaacttgaacgataaaaataaattgcacaattatttttatcctggttcgttgttaactaaactactccagtccacccccacggagtgatttacctcacctgaggatttaatccactaatcgcaacagattacaatggttttccacttagcccacgactaagtcttctagagtttcctgatcacaacctgatcactctaggaacaaatgcttagacacaagctaagactttcttagagtatcctgaccaccacgtgatcactctaattacaactgcttagacacaagctaagactttctagagtatcctgatcaacacttgatcactctagttacttacaaattaatgtaatcaattctaagagtattacaaatgcttcttaaaagcgataatcacaaactgtgatatttctcttaacgtttaagcttaatctcactaatatattacaacagcaatgtagtgagctttgatgaagatgaagtttctgagctttgagttgaacagcgtttcagcaagtttttcagaataagttctttcaaaaatcgttaaccttgcttctcatcagaacttcatatttataggcactttgagaagatgaccgttgggagcatttaatgctttgcgtattccgtacagcattgcatttaatgtttcacgcttttgtcaactacctcgagccttgttcacgctgtgtctactgacgttgcctttaatagcttccaacgttccttttgtcagtcagcgtagcctgccacctgtactttcttctgatctgatgtttgtgtatacaacgtttgaatatcatcagagtcaaacagcttggtgcatagcatcttcttgtcttctgaccttgaagtgcttctgagcgtgataccatgagaacttcagtgcttctgcttctgatctcaagttcttctgatgcttccatagacccatgttctgattctgccttgaccatcttctgatgtcttgccagaccatgttctgatgttgcatgctgaaccttctgagacaaagcttctgagcgctgatttgtgcatactctttatatatttcctgaaagggaaatttcaatgtattagagtaccacattatctcacacaaaattcatatccttgttatcatcaaaactaagaatattgatcagaacaaatcttgttctaacattttcttggGTACCTTGGTTTGTTTGTTGTTGATAAAGATggattgttattattataataatctaTTAATTAGTGAGGTTGAATTTTGTTGCATAATAATTCAGATGGCTTCTGAAAAAGAAAGAGATAATTTTTGTGTTCGTTTTACTGACAAAAATTATTTTGCATGGGAATTTCAGTTCAAGATGCATGTTAAAGAAAAGGGATTATGGAGCCACTTAGATGATGTTTCTAAGGCTCCGACAGATAATACTTCTTTAGATGCATGGGAAACTCAAGATACTCAAATCATCACTTGGACTCTCAACAGTATTGATCCTCGGATGATAAATAATTTGTGCTCATTTTTAATTGCTCGAGAAATATGGAATTATCTGAAGCGCATTTACAACCAGGACAATTCGGAAAAAAATTCAGTTGGAGCTAGACATAGCCAACTACAAACAAGGTGATTTGTCTATTCAATAATACTATTATGGCTTTTTGAATCTCTGGACAGAATACTCTGCTATTACACATGCTAATGTTCCTAAAACCTCTCTCGCGGTTGTTCAAGAGGTCTACAACACAAGTAGGTgagatcaatttctcatgaaaCTCCATCcagaatttgaggttgtcagAGGTATTTTGCTCAATAGGAATCCTATTCCTTCTTTAGATACTTGTGTCGGTGAACTTGTCggtgaataatctccccctgaaattaatactagaagaatcttataaataaaagacttccctgagtatttcagtagagacgttcacagtgcttgatcttcagaacattcatgacttctgatttctgcttccataggacagcttcagaacatataatttctttagatcctcagaacattcacagcttctgattcctgcttccatcggacagcttcagagcttgaatttcttcttacatcacttcatgctagattgtatcagaacattgttgaatgtaccagagcatcatcagagcatctctacatcctgaaatgttacagaacaacgctaaacgacaaaagtcagcatgaatgagtcagaacatagaatatgtttcagaacacataatatgtatcagagccatatagaatgtgtcagaacaaatagacataatgtttcagatcatattctatcatcagaatatctgaacattcttccttcttgcttctgattctgaagcttcatagcactcagcttgcttcaagaatccaagaaattgattctctaaagagttgcttttcatcatcttgttgcttcttatgttgatcttcagttcctgcaacaacacaacttaaagcatagaactttgcaagttctgttagtaatgtggggcctttttacccggtgactgataatatttaatcaaatcatttatcatatattttctccccctttttgtcataacatcaaaaagaatataaaagattcagatgtataaaacgacagaggaaagaaacagaatcaaacttttcattgattaagcaaacagaattacaaaagatgtatgctgaataagcagatgcaatcaaggaaagaaaactacaaagaccaaagactaagaccctagcttagacaaaatctgcgccagaatgtcatgaaccccgtcagtgcttgcagtttgccttgccatgaaggagcgaaactcagcattggctgcttcttgcgcgtccaaacgagaagccaacatagcttgattctgatgcagagccTCCAAGGTcttcatcagagctgagggttcaccagaagaagaaacaccagaacttctgccaacagggacagcaatctcagcaggacgatcttctggaaggtcttcagcttctgtaccttccatctcaacatctgagtctaaCTCAGGaacagcctcagcatattctggttcaggcaactcagaagctccaacttccaacgcctgaagaatagctgctaggtttgttggaggagtaggaccagcaacttcagcaggataaaccacttctggaaagaccatgtgaggagcactttcagaagggttcattctgaaccaatcaaacagccactgaaaatctccagtcagcacagggtaccatggtctccaaa encodes:
- the LOC131620453 gene encoding uncharacterized protein LOC131620453, encoding MTGETNYTVTPTSMYTYSTNVYPEYMYSQPVYAPSKCITSIYPTPYAQSAYVPPPTGGSSHKHSSSKDKWKTVSSSPSPSPHIYNPPPPSSFQSPSIQFPLPIYAQHANASSTYAPFAYSQPTYAPQTFPPPIYTPFAYSQPPYAPLTYPPPIYPLSGELSHKLPQLCAMPNPGSQGHPKPSQPEPFQANENGIRDVKHLNEPDVKLDSKEAEVFDDERHNIKPSTKGFLPAKSTMKSKSSIIQSQNEKPWTKYGDLKEADRSIFFKAFSNCVWHPRYNDLIESDFNSRASHSLSNMLKEARLKGQCPHWIDNTIWQRLLEHWNPAGFQLTSVKEKKHIALEKDGCLQTRGSIGTAQQAAREEVPSSASSGRELASNMVEVLLQRMVISSEETNRKLNEMMKLQQESRRIIEERQEKQEELIRKLDQEREGRH